ACAAAGACTGGATCGCTAGCCATCGACTTCACCGATTCATACTCGTCGATCGCCAGATCGTATTGCTGCAAACCATAGCAGTAAATATGACCCCGCAATAAACGGGCACTCGGATCGTCTGGGTAAACCTCGACCAAGCGATCGATCGTGCTAGCCGCCTCCTCATACCGACCCTGCACGTAAGCAGTTTCGGCCTGTTGGTATTCCTGTGCATAATCCGTGTTTGCTCCCATCTGCCCCCCCCGAAGCGAGAAGTTGAACGCTACATTAAAATTTCAGAACAATCTACATTTTCCGGTTTAGGCTGCCCAGCGAGCGGAACGCAGTAACGCTACTTGGTTGAGCAACCGCAGGCATTTATTGGTCTCTGGATCGATCGCCCACTCCCCGCGAATGAACGGTTCCATGATATCCGGAACATTGGTCGGTCGCTGAATTTCTTCGACATCCAACCAATCCATCCCCACAATCCGATCGACCGCTAAACCCAGCATCGTATCTTGATCTTCGATCGCAATCACTGGGATTTCTGCCCGGTCTGTATTGAGTGGGACGCCATCGCCTAAAAATTGACCCAAGTCGGCGACCCAAATCACTCGCCCCCGAATATTAATGGTTCCGAGCAAGAGCGGCGACACATTGGGAATGGGCGTAATTTGGTCGGGAGACTGAGACAGCACTTCTCGGATACCCGTAGCACTGAGCGCGAACTCACTTTTAGATGGTACGAAGAATCTTAAGTGTAGCTCGCCTTCAGGACTTTCGAGTTCCTGGAATTCCGGGGCCTGATCTTGACCCACCCCAGTTAAAAAATCTGGATTTCCAACCATGAAACCCTCCGGAAACTGTGCAAGCTAATCGAAAAAGGATGCATAACTCAGTTGAATGGGACTCTACAAACAATTCATACCGATCCTCGCAGGAGTTGCTTCACGGTTCCGACCAACTCCGTTGGCTGAAAGGGTTTAGCAATATAAGCATCCGCCCCTTGTTTCATCCCCCAGTAGCGGTCAAATTCTTCCCCCTTAGAAGAACACATC
The Desertifilum tharense IPPAS B-1220 genome window above contains:
- a CDS encoding chemotaxis protein CheW; the encoded protein is MVGNPDFLTGVGQDQAPEFQELESPEGELHLRFFVPSKSEFALSATGIREVLSQSPDQITPIPNVSPLLLGTINIRGRVIWVADLGQFLGDGVPLNTDRAEIPVIAIEDQDTMLGLAVDRIVGMDWLDVEEIQRPTNVPDIMEPFIRGEWAIDPETNKCLRLLNQVALLRSARWAA